The genomic interval CTTCCAGCGCTTGCGGCACTCGATGGGCCGTTCGCTCAGAAGGTTCCGCTTTTGGAAGCTGGGCCGAGAGGCAGTCTAGGAAATAGAAGATGGGAAACCGAGACCGTCGGGAAGAGGGCCGATGAAATGAGCAGGATCTACGAAGCTATGAGGCGCGCTCACCAAGAGTCGCAGCCTCCATCCGCGCTGGAACGAGACGATGGAATTCCAGAGATCCCTAGAACCAATGGACTTCCCGAATCGGTTCGCGTCGCTTTCGAACGTCTCGCCCAGGAGATAACCAGCTCGCTCACGACCGACGAGCTTCGAACCATCATCGTGGTGAGCGCCGTGCAGGGCGAGGGGGCGAGCACCGTAGCCCGAGGTCTGGCGACAATTCTCGGTCAGACCGAGCCGACTCTGCTGGTGGATGCGAATCTGCGAACGCCCACGCAACATCTGGCGTTCGGGAGGGAACGCGGTCCAGGACTCAGCGATGTTGCCGGTGAAAAAGTAGCACTGAAGGAGGCCATCCGGGAGCACGTGGCCCCGGGTCTGGATCTTCTATGCTC from Vicinamibacteria bacterium carries:
- a CDS encoding CpsD/CapB family tyrosine-protein kinase, producing MSRIYEAMRRAHQESQPPSALERDDGIPEIPRTNGLPESVRVAFERLAQEITSSLTTDELRTIIVVSAVQGEGASTVARGLATILGQTEPTLLVDANLRTPTQHLAFGRERGPGLSDVAGEKVALKEAIREHVAPGLDLLCSGTAGGGPALSTEALPQIKRYIGTQRFRDDALSLPGRYKWAIADMPPVTVYADALNWASNADGAIIVLRAEHTRWEVATKAKQILDSYGIRILGAVLNRRKYHIPDSVYKLL